Proteins co-encoded in one Pelobates fuscus isolate aPelFus1 chromosome 5, aPelFus1.pri, whole genome shotgun sequence genomic window:
- the LOC134612064 gene encoding olfactory receptor 6N1-like, with product MSQRNKSKAGKAEKASFLLAWTSTVKAKEGLSLFQNGTGPPSDKCSRSPPVSPVPSQGEGPLTATTMRAMMAEFATTIQSSIKAQIQSLATELRKEFLDVGRCIEHMERKMDDFARVRNSVADKLKELEDIIQAQKFKLADIEDCSRTVSGEQIMLIENQTDICEVWIVGLRKLHESRTLFFHFFLFIYMVIITGNLLVVSLVLRSYLHSPMYFFLSNLSSCEIMFTLNIVPQFLQVLLSDGSKISLMGCLTQFYVCGSLAATECFLLTAMSYDRYVAICNPLHYNYLMDLNVCHQIAATCWAGGFLSMLTTLVLVSRLTFCDPCIIDHFFCDFAPILDISCSDTYLVKIETFIFTSSVSLFTFLFIIATYVAIMITIFRIPFSSGRKKSFSTCSSHLAIVSTYYGTLITVYVVPSGGNSNTTNRSLSLMYTLVTPLFNPIIYSLRNQDIKLAILKLVKSKS from the exons ATGTCCCAGAGGAATAAATCTAAAGCCGGCAAAGCGGAGAAAGCCTCGTTCTTGCTGGCATGGACCTCCACAGTGAAAGCCAAAGAAGGCCTGAGCCTCTTCCAAAATGGCACCGGCCCACCATCAGATAAATGCTCCCGCTCACCTCCTGTCTCCCCAGTCCCCTCACAAGGGGAGGGACCCCTCACAGCAACAACCATGAGGGCAATGATGGCTGAATTTGCCACTACTATACAAAGCTCTATCAAAGCTCAGATACAGAGCTTGGCTACAGAGCTGCGCAAAGAGTTCCTAGATGTTGGCCGATGCATTGAGCACATGGAGAGAAAAATGGACGACTTTGCCAGAGTGCGCAATTCAGTAGCGGATAAATTGAAGGAGCTGGAAGACATTATACAAGCACAAAAGTTTAAGTTGGCGGACATAGAGGACTGCTCTCGAA CTGTTTCAGGGGAGCAG ATAATGCTCATTGAAAATCAAACTGACATTTGTGAGGTTTGGATAGTTGGACTTCGGAAGCTCCATGAAAGCAGaacattgttttttcatttttttctctttatctaTATGGTTATTATAACTGGAAATCTATTAGTTGTGTCTTTAGTTTTGAGAAGCTACCTCCATTCACCAATGTACTTTTTCCTTAGTAATTTATCCTCATGTGAAATCATGTTTACCTTAAATATAGTGCCTCAATTTTTGCAAGTTTTATTGTCAGACGGAAGCAAAATTTCTCTAATGGGATGTTTAACGCAGTTTTATGTATGTGGTTCACTAGCAGCAACAGAGTGTTTTCTTCTTACTGCAATGTCATATGACCGCTATGTAGCAATTTGTAACCCGCTTCACTATAACTATCTCATGGACCTCAATGTTTGCCATCAAATTGCTGCCACATGTTGGGCTGGTGGATTTCTCTCAATGTTAACTACTCTAGTTCTCGTCTCCCGACTCACTTTCTGTGATCCTTGTATAATCGACCATTTTTTCTGTGATTTTGCCCCCATTCTTGACATATCCTGCTCAGATACTTATTTAGtcaaaatagagacatttatttttacttcatCAGTATCTCTCTTTACCTTTTTATTCATTATAGCCACATATGTTGCTATAATGATAACTATTTTTAGGATTCCCTTCTCCAGTGGAAGAAAAAAGTCATTTTCCACTTGTAGCTCTCACTTGGCTATTGTATCCACATACTATGGCACATTAATTACCGTGTATGTGGTTCCTTCTGGGGGGAACTCAAACACTACCAATAGGAGTCTGTCTCTAATGTATACTTTGGTAACGCCGCTCTTTAATCCAATTATATACAGCCTGAGGAATCAAGACATTAAGCTGGCAATATTAAAATTAGTCAAAAGCAAGAGCTAG